The following coding sequences lie in one Globicephala melas chromosome 15, mGloMel1.2, whole genome shotgun sequence genomic window:
- the ZP3 gene encoding zona pellucida sperm-binding protein 3, giving the protein MGPSYRLFVCLLLWGSLELCNPRPIWHDESQHLMPSKPPAVMVDCQEDQLVVTVSKDLFGTGKLIRPADLTLGPDRCEPLFSMDTDPVVRFEVGLHACGNRVQVTDDALVYSTFLFHDPRPVGNLSILRTNRAEVPIECRYPRQGNVSSWAILPTWVPFRTTMFSEEKLVFSLRLMEENWSTEKTTPTFQLGDRAHLQAQVHTGSHVPLRVFVDHCMATLTPDWNTSPYHTIVDFHGCLVDGLTDASSAFKAPRPRPETLQFTVDVFHFANDSRNTIYITCHLKVTPVDRVPDQISKACSFSKSSNRWSPVEGPVDICRCCNKGSCGVSGRYRRLRHLEGQSVPRSRRHVTEEADVTVGPLIFLGKTRDHSVEGSTSSPPSVMLGLGLATVVSLTVATIVLGFTGKRRAASHPVCPVSASQ; this is encoded by the exons ATGGGGCCGAGCTATAGGCTCTTCGTCTGCCTTCTGCTCTGGGGGAGTCTGGAGCTGTGCAACCCCCGGCCCATCTGGCATGATGAATCCCAACATCTCATGCCATCGAAGCCACCCGCCGTGATGGTGGACTGTCAGGAGGACCAGCTGGTGGTTACTGTCAGCAAAGACCTTTTTGGCACCGGGAAGCTCATCAGGCCTGCAGACCTTACCCTGGGCCCTGACCGCTGTGAGCCGCTGTTCTCTATGGACACAGATCCCGTGGTCAGGTTTGAGGTTGGGCTGCACGCATGTGGCAACCGTGTGCAG gTGACCGACGACGCCCTGGTGTACAGCACCTTCCTGTTCCATGACCCCCGCCCTGTGGGAAACCTGTCCATCCTGAGGACTAACCGCGCGGAGGTCCCCATCGAGTGCCGCTACCCCAG GCAGGGCAACGTGAGCAGCTGGGCCATCCTGCCCACCTGGGTGCCCTTCAGGACCACGATGTTCTCGGAGGAGAAGTTGGTTTTCTCCCTGCGTCTGATGGAGG AGAACTGGAGCACGGAGAAGACGACGCCCACCTTCCAGCTGGGAGACAGAGCCCACCTCCAGGCCCAAGTCCACACCGGCAGCCACGTGCCCCTGCGAGTGTTCGTGGACCACTGTATGGCCACGCTGACGCCAGACTGGAACACCTCCCCTTATCACACCATCGTGGACTTTCACGG TTGTCTCGTGGACGGTCTCACCGATGCCTCATCTGCTTTCAAAGCACCCAGACCCAGACCAGAGACCCTCCAGTTCACAGTGGATGTGTTCCACTTTGCTAATGACTCCAGAAACACG ATATATATCACCTGCCACCTGAAGGTCACTCCGGTTGACCGAGTCCCAGACCAAATAAGCAAGGCCTGTTCCTTCAGCAAGTCCTCCAATAG ATGGTCCCCGGTAGAAGGCCCTGTTGATATCTGTCGATGCTGTAACAAGGGGAGCTGTGGCGTATCAGGCCGTTACAGGAGGCTGCGCCACCTGGAGGGACAGTCTGTTCCCCGCAGTCGCAGGCATG TGACAGAAGAAGCAGATGTCACAGTGGGGCCACTGATCTTCCTGGGGAAGACTAGAGACCACAGTGTGGAAGGgtccacctcctctcccccctcgGTGATGCTGGGCTTAGGCCTGGCCACTGTGGTGTCCCTGACTGTGGCCACCATCGTCCTGGGTTTCACGGGGAAGCGTCGGGCTGCTTCCCACCCCGTGTGCCCTGTGTCTGCTTcccaataa